GCCGTCCGCGCCGAACGCGCCAGCGACCCCCTCATGCTCGACGCCCGGCCCGTCCTCTTCGCCCAGCGCGAGGGCCGCGTCCTCGACGTCCTCGGCCCCGCCCTGCCGCCGCTCCTCGTCGTCGGCTGCCTCCTCGGCGGCGGCACCCCCGTCGACACCCTCGCCCTCCCCGCCCCCACGGCCGACGACGCCGACCTCCGCGCCTACGCCCACCTCCGCGACCGGCTCCGCCGCGCCCTCGCCGACGGCGACACCGCGCTCGTCGGCCGGGTCGCCACCGCCAGCGCCCGCCGCGCCCAACGCACGCTCGGGCACCCGGAGTTCGACGCGCTCGTCGCCCTCGCCCGGCGTACCGGCGCCGTCGGCGTCCAGATCTCCCACAGCGGCTCCGTCGCCGGCGTCCTCCACGACCCGCACACCCCCGGCGCCGCGGCCCGCGCCGACGAGACCCGCCGCGCCCTCGACGCCCACCACATCCCGTACACCCGCACCTTCACCGCCGGCGGCGCCCCCGACGCCCCCCACCCGCCCCGCAGCCGGACCCTGAGACAACCCTGGACACCAAACAGTTGCTCCCTACACTGAACCGCATGCCCTCCGCCGCCACGACGCCCCCGACCCCCGCCGTCCCGCCCGGCACGGCCCCCACGGCCCCGCTCGCCGCCCGGCTGGGAAACGTCGCCTCCTCGCCCGTACGCGAGATCCTGGCGCTCACGGCACGACCCGAGGTCATCTCGTTCGCCGGCGGCCTCCCGGCCCCCGAACTCTTCGACACCGAAGGCATCAGGGCCGCCTACCAGGCCGTCCTCACCGACCACCCGCACGCCGCCCTCCAGTACTCCACCACCGAGGGCGACCCCGCGCTCCGCACGGCCGTCGCCGCCCGGCTCACCGCCCGCGGACTCCCCACCGACGCCGACGACCTGCTCGTCACCACCGGCTCCCAGCAGGCACTCGCCCTCCTCGCCACCGCGCTCCTCGAACCCGGCGCCGTCGTCCTCGTCGAGGACCCCTGCTACCTCGCCGCCCTCCAGACCTTCGGATTCGCCGGCGCCCGCGTCGTCCCCGTCCCCACCGACGACGACGGCATCCTCCCCGAGGCGCTCGACGAGATCGCCGCCCGCGAGAAGCCCACCCTGCTCTACGTCGTCCCCACCTTCCAGAACCCCACCGGCCGCACCCTCCCCGCCGCGCGCCGCGCCGCCGTCGCCGAGGCCGCCGCCCGCCACGGCTTCTGGATCGCCGAGGACGACCCGTACGGCGAACTCCGCTTCGACGGCGAACCCGTCCCGTACCTCGCCGGCCACCCCGCCGCCGCCGACCGCACGGCCCTCCTCGGGTCCTTCTCCAAGGTCATGGCCCCCGGCCTCCGCCTCGGCCACCTGCGCGCCCCGGCCGCCCTCCGCCGCGCCTGCGTCATCGCCAAGCAGGCCGCCGACCTGCACACCTCCAGCGTCGACCAGGCCGCCGCCGCCCGCTACCTCCGCGACAGCGACCTCGACGCCCACGTCGCCGGCGTGCGCGCCGCCTACCGCGCCCGCCGCGACGCCATGCTCGAAGGACTGCCCGCCGCCCTCCCCGAGGGCAGCCGCTGGAACCGGCCCGAGGGCGGCATGTTCGTCTGGGCCACCCTCCCCGGGGGCCACGACGCCACCGCCCTCCTCGCCACCGCCGTCGGCCACCACGTCGCCTACGTCCCCGGCGCCCCCTTCTTCTGCGGCACCCCCGACCCGGCCGCCCTCCGCCTCTCCTTCACCACCCACGCCCCCGACGAGATCGCCGAGGGCCTGCGCCGCCTGGCGAAGGCCTTCGCGTGAGCCCCCGGCTCCGTCCCCCGGCCCCGCCCGGCACCCCGGAGCCCCTTCACCCGTGTCGTTGTTGGGCCGAACGGGTGAGGGGCGGGAGGATGGTGCCATGAGTAGGTACGAGAGGTACGACGTCACCGACGAGCAGTGGGAGGGTCTGGCCCAGGTCCTGCCCCTGCGCGGCCGCGACGAATGGCCGTCCAGGGTCGATCACCGCACCATCCCCGAGCAGTACGAGTCCGTCGAGCAGCGCCGCATGGTCGTGCTGCGGGTCCAGGTCTTCGCCGACGCCCGCGAGGTCGCCGAGTACCTCATCGCCCAGATCCCGGTCCTGCTCGACCTCACCAGCGCCGACCCCGAAGTCGCCAAGCGCGTCCTCGACTTCAGCAGCGGCGTCGTCTTCGGCCTCGGCAGCGGCATGCACCGCGTCGACCGCAACGTCTTCCTGCTCGCCCCGCCCGGCACCGAGGTCGAGAACACCGGCGACGCCCCCGCGGCCGACGAGGAGGACGAGCCGGTCGGCGCCCCTCGTGCGAGCGTCCCCCGATCGTAGGAAGGTCATCTCGCCGTAACGGTTCGTCAGCTCGGCCCCCGCATACGGTCCGATCATGGACCTCACCGGCGGCCCCACCCTCGCCCGCACCCCCGGCCCCCGTACCCCCGATCCCCGTACGACCGCCCCCCGGACCCCGTGCCCGGACACGGTCCCCCATCCCCGCCCGACCCCGCCCCCGCGCTCTGCCCCAGCCCAGCCCCCGGCACCCGCTGCCGCAGGACCCGGCCCGGGCACCGGCGCCGACACGAGGCCGCGTCCGGGATCGGGATCGGGATCGGGTACGAGTCCGGGCGCGGACGTGGACGCGCGTACGAGTACGGGTACGGGGACGGGGCTGGGTGCCGGGACAGGTACGGGCGCGAGCGCGGCCGGTGCCGGATCGCGCAGCCGCGTCCGTACGCACGCCCCCGCGCGGCCCCCGGCGGCGGCCGCCGACCGCGACGCCCGCCCCGGCCACGGCGCGGCGCCCGGGAAGCGCGGCCTGCCCGCGGCCGGAGCCGGAGCGGGAACCGGCGCCGAACGGCCGGCCGTCGCACGGCCCGTCGTGACCGAACTGCGGCTCTCCGCCTACGCCGGACGCCGGCGCGCGATCCACCCCCTCGGCCCCGTCACCCTCTTCGCCGGACCCAGCGGCAGCGGCAAGTCCACCGTCCTCGGCGCGTACGAGGCCCTCGCCCGGCTCGGCGCGGGCGACCCGCTCGGCGAGGTCTTCCCCGACCCCGCCGCCCTCGTCCCCGACGGCGCCCGGCCCGACAACCAGGGCCGCCGCGGCTTCCGCATCGGCTGCACCGTCGACGGCCCCGTCGGACCCGTCCGCCTCGACCTCGCCGTCCAGGCCGAGCCCGAA
The Streptomyces roseofulvus genome window above contains:
- a CDS encoding cell division protein SepF, yielding MSRYERYDVTDEQWEGLAQVLPLRGRDEWPSRVDHRTIPEQYESVEQRRMVVLRVQVFADAREVAEYLIAQIPVLLDLTSADPEVAKRVLDFSSGVVFGLGSGMHRVDRNVFLLAPPGTEVENTGDAPAADEEDEPVGAPRASVPRS
- a CDS encoding PLP-dependent aminotransferase family protein, whose protein sequence is MPSAATTPPTPAVPPGTAPTAPLAARLGNVASSPVREILALTARPEVISFAGGLPAPELFDTEGIRAAYQAVLTDHPHAALQYSTTEGDPALRTAVAARLTARGLPTDADDLLVTTGSQQALALLATALLEPGAVVLVEDPCYLAALQTFGFAGARVVPVPTDDDGILPEALDEIAAREKPTLLYVVPTFQNPTGRTLPAARRAAVAEAAARHGFWIAEDDPYGELRFDGEPVPYLAGHPAAADRTALLGSFSKVMAPGLRLGHLRAPAALRRACVIAKQAADLHTSSVDQAAAARYLRDSDLDAHVAGVRAAYRARRDAMLEGLPAALPEGSRWNRPEGGMFVWATLPGGHDATALLATAVGHHVAYVPGAPFFCGTPDPAALRLSFTTHAPDEIAEGLRRLAKAFA
- a CDS encoding GHMP kinase; this encodes MTTSTSSAAHRPIPAPDNGPHLRPHLHPRPGTGHAPSHHGELLQGVFADSDGRPCAGLVTLPTTTPGTRADFTPHPGTPPDAVTVVPADRTKAARAARLAVAACAARTGRPAHGGTLHLTGAVPLGLGMGSSTSDVLATVRAVADAYGLRLDPGTTARLAVRAERASDPLMLDARPVLFAQREGRVLDVLGPALPPLLVVGCLLGGGTPVDTLALPAPTADDADLRAYAHLRDRLRRALADGDTALVGRVATASARRAQRTLGHPEFDALVALARRTGAVGVQISHSGSVAGVLHDPHTPGAAARADETRRALDAHHIPYTRTFTAGGAPDAPHPPRSRTLRQPWTPNSCSLH